CGTAGAAAAGATGAAGACTGGCGACAATGCAGGAATCGGGAGAACGGTAACCGCATGGAAGCTGATCATTCTTTGCGCCCTCCTCGATCTCATCTTGACCGATCAATCCAGCCCTCTCCACTCAAATGCAGAGGTCCAGCGAGTCGAAAAGGAGCTGAGACGTCAGGGTTTCATGGACCCGACGCCAGTAAAGGCGGTACTGGCAACCACTAAGAATACGTTTAAGGTGCCAGTCCCAACGATTGGAGAGATCTTCTCAAGAGAAAAGAGCAGCTCTGTCCATCTGGCCAATATTGTTCCCTTTGTTGAGAAATGGGTATCCGCAAACCAGAAAAACAAACACACGTTGATCCTGGACGGAATCGACTCGATCTATCTGAACGACCCGAAGTATTTCACGTCGATTTCCGCAATGGTGCAAGCAGTGTACTCAATCAATCAAGCATTGCGTGCCTCACGATCCAGCGCTCACGTAGTCCTGCTTGTCAGGAATGACCTCTTCTCTAGGTTGACATTGGCCGACGCCGGAAAGATGCGCGAGGATTTCGGAGCCGACCTAGATTGGCGAATCCTCTCTGGCCAACCACGCCAGGCCCCCCTATTCAAGCTCGTTAACAGGAAAGCTGGATCGCTCCTCACGAACCCTCCTGCAGACATTATCGACACCTACTTCCCCATCGACGTGCAGATTGGAGGGAGGGGTGGCGGGGCACCCCAGTGGGTGGCTATCCATCAATACTTGCTCAACCTAACGCGCCATACACCAAGGGACATGCTGCGCCTGTTCGAACACATTCGAAGGGTTACAGAATCGGGAAATCTCCCGACGACCAGAGACGGGAAAGTAACACAAGAAATCATCAGAGAGGGCGTCCTGCAATACTCGTCAAAGTATTTCGTAGACGCTATCAATAACGAACTCGTTGGCCGCGAAGGTGACGAAGATAGCCTCGTCCGCGAAGCTATGGTCACACTTAGGCACCTGCCTAAGAGTTCGTTTACTCTCGACGAGTTCGTACAGGAATGCTTCGGAGACGCTTCCGTTGAGAGCCGCAAGAGATCCGAGAAGGTCCTAACGTGGCTATTCTTTGCCGGGGCTCTTGGGAACTTGCGAGGAGGCTCCGAGACCTACATGCAGTTCTATCACCGACGTGAAGATACAGACGTTTACCTCAAGGGGAAACTCGTGCTACACAACGCTCTTGTGCACGCTTGGAATGTCCCCCGCTAACACCTCTACCTAGGGTCAGCGACCTTCCCCCAGAGGCCATTCAAGACTACAGGTAGCCGTGCAACCCGTAACGGCCCGAATCGCCACGGGTTGAAATCCTCCCTCCGGCAATGAAACGGCCCCTGCCCAGGAAAGGGTAGGGGCCGTTACCAAAGCAGTACATGGGAAGCCCTGGGCACTTTCCGGTGTCTCCGATAAATCAGGTCATCCAACCAGAACGCCAAATGCACTACTCTTGGACTAAAGATAAAATAAGAGAGGAGCTGGCGACAGCAGACGGAGATCTGGATGGATGCCAATCAGACGCCATCACAAGTCTCAAGGGAGGCCGAATCATTAATATATCCCGTCACGCCAGTAGCTTCTCCTGCTCCTTCTTAAGTCGATCGAACGAGCCCTGAACATATTCATTAAACGCGCTTCCCGGATGTGCGATCAAGGCGCGCCTATGCAATCCTTCGGCCTCCTCTAGAATCGAAATCTCTAGGGCCAGAACATGAGCACAAAAGTCGCGAAGGGGGTGCGGAACCTCGGGCTCAACAATCAGGTCGGCGCGTTCGATAATCAAGTCCCGCATTCGGCGATTAGTTGGAACAAGCGCCTGATCCCGCCACCTCTGCCACTCGCTCGAATTTGCGGTTGGATCTCTCTCATCCTGTGCGGGAAGAAAAGAAACCCGCAATGCTTCCCAAACTCTCTCATTACTCTCAATGAGAGTATTGAGAGGCCCGTAAAGCTCTCGGAGTTGGCTATTGATTCGCGCGAGACGAGCCTGGCGTCGCTCTTGTCGAATTTGGGCCCGCTGGGTTAGGAGAAATGCCAGAACTGCGACGACAATGCTCGCGCTGGCGGTGATGATGGCTGCTGTCACACTGCAAGTGTGGCCTACGGTAGTCGTTTTGGATACAGGCAGGCACCCCTGACCGGCCCTTCGAATGGCCGAAGCCGCTCTCGACCTGACCGATCAAGAGTTCGACTGACCTCTACGTGACTGATTCACTTGGCGAGGTCTAGTCCGACTGATGCCATTATGGCATCGTCTGCCAGTACTTGCGCCCTATGATGGGGCTGCTTCACGGCTGTCGGTATCAGCGGTGCATGCTCCATGGCCCTCGTCCCGCTGTGCAAGAGCAACAACATTTCACAGAACCTCACGAAGCGGACCATCAGTTGTCATACTGGCCGCACGCATACCAAGGGTCTACGTTCCAGCTCGGGTGGAGGTCATCGTCAATACCATAATTTCTCAGGCGAACCGGCTCTTTATCAGCTATGCCTTTTCGGACGACGAGCTGTTCGATGACGCTGTGCGAGCGTTTGCCAACGACCTTAAGCGGTTTTACTCAGCAAAAACCGGCAACGAACTTTCGGTCTTCTTTGCGCGTGAAAGCATTGGATGGGGTGACAACTGGAGGTCTAGGATTGATAGCGAGCTGGAAAACGCTTCGATCTTCATGCCGATCATCACCATGCAATACTTCAACCGCTCCGCATGCCGGGACGAACTAAACACGTTCCATCAAGGAGCGTTGCGGCTGGGGGTGCAGTACCTGATTCTTCCCGTAGTCATCGCCGGCGCCCACGCCATCAGGTCCGACCATCCGATGCCAGAAGTGGCGACAATCAAGGCGCTGCAATATAAGAACTTGGAGGAAACCTTCCTTGCCGGCCCGGGAACGCCGGAGTGGCGCAGAGCACTCAGTGGCCTAACCGACGAGCTTATCGAACTAATCTCGAGGGGAGAGCTAGCGTCCCCCGTGCTTGCATCTAAGGATTCGGGTGGAGTTGACCAAGGCGAACTCAGTGAAGATAACAGTGATTTTCTGACAAGTGCGGCAGAGTTGGAGACCCTCACTCCCGCTCTTGCGAAGGCTGCCGAGCAGGTACTGGAGGATTTCGGCTCGTGGTCTGAGGTAGTGAACGAAGCAACCAAGTTGGTCAAGCCTGGCTTGACAGTTCAGCAAATGCGAGCCGTCTCAATCTCGATCGCCAATCAGCTGAAGATCCCGTCGGAGAAACTGCACGACTCTGGGGTAAAGCTTGCAGAGACGGCAGAGAAGGCCGACGCTGTAATGAATGCGATTAGCGACCAAATCTCTCGGGTACCAACTCAAGAGGGGAAGGCCGGACTGGAGAAATTGGTTGCGCCAATGCGACAGTCTGCTGATCTCCACGAGGTAGTGGGTAACATGACAGAACTTCTCGAAAACATGGCATCAGTGGAGGTACTGAGCGCTCCCCTCAGGAGATCCCTCAAACCG
This is a stretch of genomic DNA from Streptomyces sp. R44. It encodes these proteins:
- a CDS encoding toll/interleukin-1 receptor domain-containing protein, whose translation is MEVIVNTIISQANRLFISYAFSDDELFDDAVRAFANDLKRFYSAKTGNELSVFFARESIGWGDNWRSRIDSELENASIFMPIITMQYFNRSACRDELNTFHQGALRLGVQYLILPVVIAGAHAIRSDHPMPEVATIKALQYKNLEETFLAGPGTPEWRRALSGLTDELIELISRGELASPVLASKDSGGVDQGELSEDNSDFLTSAAELETLTPALAKAAEQVLEDFGSWSEVVNEATKLVKPGLTVQQMRAVSISIANQLKIPSEKLHDSGVKLAETAEKADAVMNAISDQISRVPTQEGKAGLEKLVAPMRQSADLHEVVGNMTELLENMASVEVLSAPLRRSLKPARIGITKIQDTARVVDRWANGPHM